A genome region from Marinifilum sp. JC120 includes the following:
- a CDS encoding TRAP transporter small permease: MSTTACRFIFKNFDLLLSGFFLCITVAVVIVNVGLRYLFQGGLFWAEEVATTAFIWSVFVGSAAAYRYKMHIGIDLISKVGPRVWRNFIAVVIDLMMFIINGYIVYLSIFYIQANKLKRTPVLDIPAIYVNLALTVGFSLMAVYALAFLYQDLGKLFGKQAEEGE; encoded by the coding sequence ATGTCTACTACAGCATGCAGATTTATTTTTAAAAATTTCGACCTCCTGCTCAGCGGTTTTTTCCTGTGCATTACCGTTGCGGTGGTCATCGTCAATGTCGGGCTGCGCTATCTATTTCAAGGCGGTCTTTTCTGGGCCGAAGAAGTAGCTACAACCGCCTTCATCTGGTCAGTTTTCGTGGGATCAGCCGCTGCATACCGCTACAAAATGCACATCGGCATCGATCTGATCAGCAAGGTCGGTCCCCGGGTCTGGCGCAATTTCATTGCTGTGGTCATCGACCTCATGATGTTCATCATTAACGGATACATCGTGTATCTCAGTATTTTTTATATTCAGGCAAACAAGCTGAAACGCACCCCCGTTCTCGACATTCCCGCCATTTACGTGAATCTGGCACTTACGGTCGGTTTCTCCCTGATGGCTGTCTACGCACTGGCTTTCCTGTATCAGGATTTAGGAAAACTTTTCGGCAAACAGGCAGAAGAAGGAGAATAG
- a CDS encoding TRAP transporter large permease, translating into MLTFPVTIVMALYFTSIPIAFALLAAALAYFTFGDVGTPPDLILQKFITSTASFPLLAIPFFIMAGEIMNFSGISAALMKMAEVLTGHLRGGLAQVNVLLSTLMGGISGSANADAAMQSKIIVPQMTKRGYSAPFATAITAASSAIAPVIPPGINLIIYALIAQVSVAKMFIGGYTPGLLMCLGLMLTVHFIAKKRDYKPSREKMASGKEIFKQFRESIWGLLLPLGIIAGIRFGVFTPTEAGAMAVLFCIIIGVFFYKKLRWEHFPIIMKNTILGTSSVMLIVIAASVFGQYMSWERIPHQLTKSILAISESPWLILVVINFLLLFLGMFLEGGALLIIVAPLLVPLVKGMGIDLIHFGLIMIVNIMIGGITPPFGSMMFTTCAITGSTVGEFCREIWPFILALLIVLVIVTYMPSVVMFLPNIL; encoded by the coding sequence ATGCTTACATTTCCCGTAACCATTGTAATGGCCCTGTACTTCACCAGTATTCCCATTGCTTTTGCCCTGCTTGCCGCAGCACTCGCATATTTCACTTTCGGCGATGTTGGCACGCCGCCGGACCTGATCCTGCAGAAGTTCATCACATCCACCGCTTCCTTTCCTTTGCTGGCCATTCCATTTTTCATCATGGCCGGAGAGATTATGAACTTCTCAGGAATCAGTGCCGCCCTCATGAAGATGGCAGAAGTACTGACCGGACACCTGCGCGGCGGTCTGGCTCAGGTCAACGTGTTGCTTTCCACTCTCATGGGCGGAATCTCAGGATCTGCTAACGCGGACGCAGCCATGCAGTCCAAAATAATTGTCCCGCAGATGACTAAACGCGGCTACAGCGCACCTTTTGCTACCGCCATCACCGCCGCATCATCCGCAATTGCACCTGTAATTCCGCCGGGTATCAACCTGATCATCTACGCCCTCATCGCGCAGGTCTCAGTGGCAAAAATGTTCATCGGCGGTTACACTCCGGGACTTCTCATGTGCCTTGGACTTATGCTCACCGTACATTTCATTGCCAAGAAAAGAGACTACAAGCCTTCCCGCGAAAAAATGGCTTCCGGCAAGGAAATTTTCAAACAGTTCCGCGAATCCATCTGGGGCCTGCTCCTCCCGCTGGGTATCATCGCCGGTATTCGTTTCGGGGTTTTTACCCCCACAGAAGCGGGAGCCATGGCCGTACTGTTCTGTATCATCATTGGAGTTTTCTTTTATAAGAAGCTGAGATGGGAACATTTCCCCATCATCATGAAGAATACCATACTGGGCACCAGCTCGGTCATGCTGATCGTTATCGCCGCCTCTGTATTCGGGCAATACATGAGCTGGGAACGGATTCCCCACCAGCTGACCAAGAGCATTCTGGCTATCTCCGAATCCCCGTGGCTGATTCTGGTCGTAATCAACTTCCTGCTCCTGTTCCTCGGAATGTTCCTTGAAGGGGGAGCACTGCTGATCATCGTAGCCCCGCTGCTGGTCCCATTGGTCAAAGGCATGGGCATCGACCTTATCCATTTCGGATTAATCATGATCGTCAACATTATGATCGGAGGGATAACGCCGCCGTTCGGCTCGATGATGTTCACGACCTGCGCCATTACCGGATCGACTGTAGGGGAATTCTGCCGTGAAATCTGGCCGTTTATTCTGGCCCTGCTCATTGTTTTGGTAATCGTCACCTATATGCCCTCAGTGGTCATGTTTCTGCCCAACATCCTATAA